DNA sequence from the Candidatus Zixiibacteriota bacterium genome:
CGCGTCAATAAAAAGGGACCGATTACGGCCTCAATGTTGACTTCGGACCCGCAGGTGGAAATTCTCAATCCCAATCTCCATCTGGCGGAACTGGTCGAAGACAAAGAATTCAAAATGGATATCGACATCGATTCGGGCCGAAGCTACGTTGTCGCGGAGCAGAATAAACGCCCCGATGCCCCCGTCGGTTCCATTTTCCTGGATGCCCTGTTCTCGCCGGTCATCAAGGTCAATTTCGAAGTCGAAAACACCCGTGTCGGGCAGAGAACCGACTACGATAAACTGATTCTGGAAATTACTACCGACGGTTCCATTACCCCGGAAGACGCTCTCTCCTATGCCGCCAAAATCCTCAAAGACCATCTGCAGCTCTTTATCCATATAGATGAAGAAATTCCGATGGCTGAGGAAAAAGTGGAAGATGAAGAAACCGTGCGGATTCGCCAGCTTCTCAAAACCCGCGTCGATGAACTCGAGCTCTCCGTCCGCTCCTCCAATTGTCTGCGCGCCGCCAATATTCAGACGCTGTCGGAGCTGGTTTCCAAATCGGAATCGGATATGCTTAAATACCGAAACTTCGGGCGAAAATCGCTCAACGAACTGAATGCCATTCTGGAAGAACTCGGCCTTTCCTTTGGTATGGATATTTCCAAGTACCTGGAGCCGACTACATAGAGGTAAATGATGCGACACCAGAGAAAAGTTAAAAAATTAAGCCGAACCAGTTCGCATCGCCAGGCGATGATGAATAATATGGTTACGTCTTTATTCGCGTCGCGGATGATTAAAACCACCGAATCCAAGGCAAAAGAGCTGAGACGAATCGCCGACCGGCTCGTCAGCACCGCCAAGGAAGATACCCTGGCGGCGCGCCGCCTGGTGGCTCGCTCTGTCAAAGATAGAGCGGTCCTGAAAAAACTCTTCACCGAAATTGCCCCGCAATTCAAGAGCAAGCCCTCCGGCTTTACTCGGGTCGTCAAGATGGGGTACCGCCGCGGCGACAGCGCCATGGTGGCGGTTGTCGAGCTTCTTACCGAAAAACCGAAAATCGAAAAAGATGCCGGTAAGAAAAAAGGAAGCAAGAAAAAAGAGAAAGAAGCCGCCGCCACCGAAGGAAAATCCAAGAAAGAGAAATCGGCTTCGGCTGAGTAAACGGCTCTCCTTGCAATAAAGTAAAAGACCGCCTTCCGGCGGTCTTTTTTTTATTTTGCTGTTGCCTGCTGCGAGGCTATTTGCTATCTTTTATCAACCTAAACCAATAAATCATATTTGCACAGTAATATTCTGTATTGTAATACTTTATAATCAGTAAACGGAACCAGTACGACCTTAACCTCTTGGAAAGGGAGAAACTA
Encoded proteins:
- the rplQ gene encoding 50S ribosomal protein L17: MMRHQRKVKKLSRTSSHRQAMMNNMVTSLFASRMIKTTESKAKELRRIADRLVSTAKEDTLAARRLVARSVKDRAVLKKLFTEIAPQFKSKPSGFTRVVKMGYRRGDSAMVAVVELLTEKPKIEKDAGKKKGSKKKEKEAAATEGKSKKEKSASAE
- a CDS encoding DNA-directed RNA polymerase subunit alpha, producing the protein MKWKSLQMPKEIISDQSSAGENYSRFLIEPLERGFGITLGNALRRVLLSSIQGAAPVSIRIDGALHEFTTIPGLYEDVTDLALNVKKLRVKLHADEMKTVSLRVNKKGPITASMLTSDPQVEILNPNLHLAELVEDKEFKMDIDIDSGRSYVVAEQNKRPDAPVGSIFLDALFSPVIKVNFEVENTRVGQRTDYDKLILEITTDGSITPEDALSYAAKILKDHLQLFIHIDEEIPMAEEKVEDEETVRIRQLLKTRVDELELSVRSSNCLRAANIQTLSELVSKSESDMLKYRNFGRKSLNELNAILEELGLSFGMDISKYLEPTT